One genomic segment of Macrobrachium rosenbergii isolate ZJJX-2024 chromosome 40, ASM4041242v1, whole genome shotgun sequence includes these proteins:
- the LOC136826260 gene encoding uncharacterized protein: protein MVGMENEEHIQHCSWENVGDVPEVAFIHYMVDKMKLEGDKPAMIDGISGATLKYSDMVSGVYDLSYGWHSAGLEAGEVICLVTPNHIEVPLAFLAGIAASAPVTLANPLYTPDELRRHVINSQSKWIVCHPVCIPSVQAATKDLSDIKGMYVLGDAGAGEMPTLKSLSKEASEDWKKRSGLSNGDAIHIPYSSGTTGLPKGVELTSKNWLAVLSVIGRKEYLDVTNGDISLGILPFFHAFGMAMCLTSLCNGMTMVTLPRFIPEHFLKAIQTYKVTLLPLVPPLAIFLAKHDVVNQFDLTCVNNIICGAAPLSKDIQEKLSERLAGVRVRQGFGLTETTLATFSSETSLPGAVGKVTAHCVAKIIDMETGDSLGPGKDGEICIKGPLVMKGYLNNEAATKAMIDETGWLHTGDIGHYDEKGIFFIVDRIKELIKYKGFQVAPAELEGLLLTHEDVADAGVVGVPDEVAGELPKAFVVAKPGKTIVPEALINWVADKTAPHKHLRGGVEVISAIPRSPAGKILRRELRKVINV, encoded by the exons ATGGTCGGAATGGAGAATGAAGAACACATCCAACATTGCTCGTGGGAGAATGTTGGGGACGTGCCAGAAGTCGCCTTCATTCACTACATGGTAGACAAGATGAAGCTGGAGGGAGACAAACCTGctatg atTGATGGAATCTCTGGAGCCACTCTCAAATACAGCGACATGGTCTCAGGCGTCTATGACCTGAGCTATGGCTGGCATTCCGCAGGGCTAGAAGCTGGGGAAGTGATATGCCTTGTAACGCCCAACCATATCGAAGTGCCCCTGGCTTTTCTGGCAGGCATAGCTGCTTCGGCACCTGTTACACTGGCGAACCCACTGTATACGCCAG ATGAGCTGCGTCGACACGTCATCAATAGCCAGTCCAAATGGATCGTGTGTCATCCAGTGTGCATACCCAGCGTCCAGGCAGCTACCAAGGACCTCAGTGACATCAAG GGAATGTACGTCCTAGGCGATGCAGGGGCAGGCGAAATGCCCACGCTGAAGAGTTTGTCCAAAGAGGCTTCAGAAGACTGGAAGAAGAGGTCTGGCCTGAGCAACGGCGATGCAATCCACATACCCTACTCGTCCGGGACCACGGGACTCCCAAAAGGAGTCGAACTCACTTCGAAGAACTGGCTGGCAGTTCTCTCTGTTATTGG GAGAAAGGAATACCTCGACGTCACCAATGGAGACATCAGCTTAGGCATTCTCCCCTTCTTCCACGCCTTCGGGATGGCTATGTGCCTCACGTCGCTGTGCAATGGCATGACAATGGTcacccttccaagattcatcCCTGAGCACTTCCTGAAGGCCATACAGACTTACAAG GTCACGCTGCTGCCATTGGTGCCTCCTTTGGCAATCTTCCTGGCCAAACACGACGTGGTGAACCAGTTTGACCTGACTTGTGTCAATAACATCATCTGTGGCGCTGCTCCTTTGTCAAAGGATATTCAGGAAAAACTTTCAGAGAGG CTCGCAGGAGTGAGAGTCAGACAAGGGTTCGGCTTGACTGAAACTACACTGGCCACTTTTAGCAGTGAAACTTCGTTGCCTGGGGCTGTTGGGAAAGTGACTGCCCACTGTGTAGCTAAG ATTATTGACATGGAGACAGGAGATTCCCTCGGTCCAGGGAAGGATGGTGAAATCTGCATAAAAGGACCCCTTGTGATGAAG GGTTACCTGAACAACGAAGCAGCCACAAAGGCCATGATTGATGAAACCGGTTGGCTACACACAGGAGATATTGGTCACTACGATGAGAAAGGCATCTTCTTCATTGTAGACCGCATCAAGGAACTTATAAAGTACAAAGGATTCCAG gtggCACCAGCAGAACTAGAGGGACTTCTCCTGACTCACGAAGATGTAGCTGACGCAGGAGTTGTAGGGGTTCCTGATGAAGTGGCGGGAGAATTGCCCAAGGCATTCGTAGTGGCGAAGCCAGGGAAGACGATTGTACCTGAAGCTTTAATTAACTGGGTTGCTG ACAAGACAGCACCTCACAAGCACCTCCGCGGCGGAGTGGAAGTCATATCAGCCATCCCAAGATCCCCAGCAGGGAAAATCCTCAGAAGGGAACTGAGAAAAGTGATCAACGtatga